In Hyalangium ruber, the DNA window GGTAGGGCACCCGCACCAGCTCGATGCGGCCCTTGAAGGAGGCGAAGTCCGGCAGCTCCTTGAAGGCCCCCAGGTGCTTCTCGTTCGCCGAGGCGATCAGCACCTCGTCCAACTGCAGCACGAAGGGCTCCAGCGGCACCTCGGCGGTCTCGCTGAAGCCCAGCAGGTACTTGAAGGCCTCCAGCGGGCGCTTGAGCAGATCCGCGTATTCGATCAGGCCCCGGTTGGCGTGTACCAGCGGGCCGTGCGGCTCGTAGAGCACCACCCCGTGCAGCGCCGCCGGCAGGTTGAGCTGCGTGCGGTCCGCGGTGATCTGCTGGGCGATGGCGTCCACGCTCATCTGCGGCTCCACCGTCACCGTGCCCACCTGGTAGCGCCGGGAGATGTAGAAGCGCTCGATCTGCACGTGGCGCAGCACCTTGAGGTAGTCGCCCGCGTACGAGTTGAGCAGCGCCGTGTAGATGCGCCGGCACTTGTGGCACATCTCCCCGTCGCGGATGTAGTCCGAGAGGATGAAGTCCCCCGACTCCCCGTCGCCGGTGCCGAGCCCCTTCTTCTTCAGCGCCGACTCCAGCACCTTGCGGCGCTCGGGCGGAGGGATGACGAAGAGCGGGTGATCGTTCAGCTCGCAGGGCATCCGGACATCGATGGCCTCCGCGTCCAGGTGCGCGTAGCTGCTGACATCTCCGCCCGTGCTCTCCACGCGCTCGCCAAAGCCGATGGAGCCCTTGATGAGCTTCTCCGAAGGGAACACCCAGCCCAGCCGGTACAGCGCGCCCTGCGGCTGGCGCGAGTAGTCCTCCATGCCCGCCTTGAGCGCGTTGACGAGGGTGGATTTGGCGCTGCCGTTGGGCCCGTGCAGGAGGATCAGCTTGTTGATGCGCCCGGCGCGCACGAAGTTGCCCAGCAGCCGGTAGATGTCGTTCTGCACCTCCTCCTGGCCGGCCACGCGGCCGTCCCGATCGCTGGAGGTCGCGTCGAAGACCTTGAAGCGCCGGATGGTGCCCGAGGGGTGCGGCACCTGCTCGGTGCCGTAGTGGTCCATCACGTCGTGCAGATACTGCGCCGCGTTGCGCGCCTGGACCCGGGGATCGTTGAAGAAGAGCGAGACGTACTCTTCGAACGACAGGATGGACCGATTCTTGATGAAGTCGGCGGACACCTGTGAGCCGATGTCCTGCAGGTAGCGCCTGGCTTCCACGTCCACTCTCCTGTGTGCTTGAGTCTGGCCTATCTATCCATGCCACCGAGCCACCGCCATTGCTCGGAAGAACACAGGAACTTTCCCCCCGGTGCGACGGATGTCCAGGGCCCTGCTTGCACTTCTGTTCGTGGCCGCGCTCTCCGGGTGCCCGCCTTCCTCCTCGGCCCCCTGCGTCACGGACACGGAATGTCCGGAAGGCCGGTGTCGCTTCGGTGGGTGCGGGCCGGTGTGCCTGGATGACACCGAGTGTCCCGCCGGCCACGCGTGTACGGCCGGAGCCTGCCAGGAGCGCGCCGAGTGCGTCGCGAGCACCGACTGTGCCCAGGGCTTCACGTGCTCGGCCGGTCGGTGCCTGTGCGACGCGGATACCGCCTGCGCCGCCAACCAGGTGTGCCGCCAGGGCCGCTGTGAGGCGCAGGCCCGCTGCACGGGGAATGCGGACTGTCCGTCCGGCCAACGCTGCGAGGTGACGCAGGGCGCCTGTCTCCCGGTGTGTACCACCGCCGCGAGCTGCGCCCCGGGCGTCGATCCTCAAGTCGCCAATGTGCTCTTCGTCTGCCAGGACGGCACATGCGTGCGCCGGTGCATCAACGACGCCTCCTGTGGAGGCCAGGGGCTCCTCTGCGAGGCGGGCCTGTGCGAGCGCGCTGACTGCGCCACGCGCGCCGACTGTCCCGAGGGCCAGTACTGCACCAGCGCCACCGCGGGCCGCTGCCGGGAGTACCGCGTGTGCCAGTCCCGCGCCGAGTGCCCCGAGAACACGGACTGTCGAGCCTTCGACGCCTCCGCCTGTCCGCCGGGCTTCGACTGCGCGCGGGCGATCTGCCAGGAGCTGCCGCGCTGCCTCATCGACACGGACTGCACCGCTCCTGCCTACTGCCAGCAGGGGTACTGCCAGCCCTCCACCGCGTGCCCCACGGGGGGCCCGTGTCCGGCGGGGCTGCTCTGCGTCGCGCAGCGGTGCGTCCCGGGCGGGTGCCGAGGCCACGCCGACTGCCCCGCCAGTCAGGCGTGTACGGATGGCGCGTGCCGCTCCGCGCCTGACGCCTCGGAGATCTCCGCCCTCGCCATTACCCCGCGCGCGGCGGTGCTGGCCGTGGGCGGCGAGGTTCGGCTGTCCCTCGTGGCCTTCACCTTCTCCGGGGAGAGCTTCCCGCTCGCCATGGGCAGCTTCTCGGTCGTGGATGCCTCGGGCGCTCCGAGTGACGCGGCCACGGTGACTCCGTCCGGCGTGGTGACGGCGGCCGCGCCCGGCACGGTGCGCATCCGCGCGGGTGTCTCCAATCCCGGCGTGACACCGGTCGAGGCCGCGCTCACCCTGCTGCCCGCCGTCACCGAGGGCCGGAGGGTCGTCGTCGTGGACGCGACCACGGGCCGCCCGTTGAGCGGCGTGGAGGTGCTCGGCTGTGACGCTCCTCCCGCCAGCGCGCCCTGCCCCGCTCCGGTCACGGTGACGACGGACGCCAGCGGCGCGGCCCTCTTCCCCAGCTTCGCCGGCACCACCGCGAGCTTCTCCGCCGCCTCGCCCGAGCTGCGCTCCGATGACTACCCCCGCTACGACCGGGTGTCGGTCGCCGCCACGGGCGCGCGGGACGTACTCCTGCCCCTCGGGGAGAATCCGGTCCACGGCGCCGCGGGCTTCAACGCCGGCATCCAGTTCTCCGAGGTCCACTCGAGTGGCCCGGTGTGGCTCGGCTTCTCCGTGCTCTCCGCCGGAGATGTCCCGGAGCTGGATCTCACCACGCTGCTGGGCGAGACGTTCTTCTTCACCGTCCCCGGCCTGCCCCAGCCCGTGCCCGCGCCCGGCAGCGCCGTGGCCTACGTGGCCTCGGGCCTGGGTTCTCCCATGGAGCTCAAGGGGCGCTCACTGGGCCTCGGCCAGCCCGGGCGGCGCGCCGCGGTGGCCTTCGCCGGACGAACAGAACTGACCCTCGCCGCGAGCCTCGGCTCCACGGACCTGCTGGCCTACACCGGGGCCATGGACTACGCGCTCCAGGCCTTCGCCACCATTCCCCTGCGCCCGCGCGTGCCCGATACCTCGGACCTGGACGCGGATGGCCTCTGCTCGGATGCCTCGCGCTGCGCCCAGGGCTCCGAGGACCTGCCGGACTACTTCACCCTGCCCGGCTTCTCCTTCCGCCCGCGCCGCGAGCAGCTCCGCCGCACGGAGGTCGTGCTTCCCCGCCTGCCCTCGGGCCTGGACACCGCCATCGCCAGCGCCGTGGAGCTCTCCGCCGAGGCCGGCATCGTCCCCCTGGGCTTCGCCTCGCGCACCGGTGGCGCCCCAGCGCCAGACGGCACCCGGCCGCTGGAGCCCCTCCTGCTGCGCAGCGGCGCCCCCTACGGCGGAGTAGAGCTCGGCACCCCTGGCGTCTGGGTGTTCGCCACCCAGGTGGCCCAGGCACGGGGAGACACCACCGGCCGTCTGCTCCGAGGCTCGCCGCTGCCCACCCGGGTGCAGGTACCTCCCTTCCTGCCCCTGCCCGTCGCCTCCTACGACCGGACCCAGCGCGCCTTCACCCCCGCCGCCGAGCGCTGGACGGCGCTCTCCCAGGCCGGGGCGGAACTGGCGCGCATCACCTTCACCGGCCCTCGGAGCCGCCACGTGGTGCTCCTGCCGCTCGTCTCGGGGCAGAGCCCCCTGCGCCTGCCAGCAGCCCCCCCGGGAGTCGGGGAAGACCCAGCCACCCAGCAATCGGCCACGGGAGAGGTAGTGGCCATGGATCTTTCGGCTGGTATCACCTGGGACGGCGCCCTGGACCTGCCGGGCGCCAACCTCCTGGGACTGTCGCTCTACCTGGATGCTTACTCGCGGGCGCGTTCCTGGTGAAATAGCGTCTGCCGTCCCTACTTTCGGAGTCCACGCACGATGCAAAAGAAGGAGCCCATCATCGGCATCGACCTCGGCACGACGAACTCGTGCGCGGCGTTTGTCGAGGACAGCGGGAACGTGAAGCTCATCCCCTACAAGGGCGGCGACTACACGATCCCCTCCATCTTCGCCATCGACGACAAGGGCAACGAGCTCATCGGCTTCGAGGCCAAGCGCCAGTGGCAGCTCAACCCGCGCAACACCATCTACGGCGCCAAGCGCCTGGTGGGCCGCACCTATAAGAGCGACATCGTCGACGCGATGAAGAAGGTCGTGGCGTACCAGATGCGCCCCGGCAAGAAGCAGGACGTCGTCCTGGACGTCGGCAAGAAGGAGTTCAGCCTCCAGGAGGTCAGCGCCAAGCTGCTGAACAAGATCCGCGACGTCGCCTCCAACTTCATGAAGATGCCCATCAAGCGCGCGGTCGTCACCGTGCCGGCATACTTCAATGATCGGCAGCGCCAGTCGGTGAAGGACGCCGGCAAGCTGATCGATCTCGAGGTGGTGCGCATCATCAACGAGCCCACCGCCGCGGCGCTCGCCTACGGCGTGGGCAAGGGGCTCAAGGAGAAGGTCGTCATCTACGACCTGGGCGGCGGCA includes these proteins:
- a CDS encoding Ig-like domain-containing protein; protein product: MSRALLALLFVAALSGCPPSSSAPCVTDTECPEGRCRFGGCGPVCLDDTECPAGHACTAGACQERAECVASTDCAQGFTCSAGRCLCDADTACAANQVCRQGRCEAQARCTGNADCPSGQRCEVTQGACLPVCTTAASCAPGVDPQVANVLFVCQDGTCVRRCINDASCGGQGLLCEAGLCERADCATRADCPEGQYCTSATAGRCREYRVCQSRAECPENTDCRAFDASACPPGFDCARAICQELPRCLIDTDCTAPAYCQQGYCQPSTACPTGGPCPAGLLCVAQRCVPGGCRGHADCPASQACTDGACRSAPDASEISALAITPRAAVLAVGGEVRLSLVAFTFSGESFPLAMGSFSVVDASGAPSDAATVTPSGVVTAAAPGTVRIRAGVSNPGVTPVEAALTLLPAVTEGRRVVVVDATTGRPLSGVEVLGCDAPPASAPCPAPVTVTTDASGAALFPSFAGTTASFSAASPELRSDDYPRYDRVSVAATGARDVLLPLGENPVHGAAGFNAGIQFSEVHSSGPVWLGFSVLSAGDVPELDLTTLLGETFFFTVPGLPQPVPAPGSAVAYVASGLGSPMELKGRSLGLGQPGRRAAVAFAGRTELTLAASLGSTDLLAYTGAMDYALQAFATIPLRPRVPDTSDLDADGLCSDASRCAQGSEDLPDYFTLPGFSFRPRREQLRRTEVVLPRLPSGLDTAIASAVELSAEAGIVPLGFASRTGGAPAPDGTRPLEPLLLRSGAPYGGVELGTPGVWVFATQVAQARGDTTGRLLRGSPLPTRVQVPPFLPLPVASYDRTQRAFTPAAERWTALSQAGAELARITFTGPRSRHVVLLPLVSGQSPLRLPAAPPGVGEDPATQQSATGEVVAMDLSAGITWDGALDLPGANLLGLSLYLDAYSRARSW
- a CDS encoding PrkA family serine protein kinase, with amino-acid sequence MEARRYLQDIGSQVSADFIKNRSILSFEEYVSLFFNDPRVQARNAAQYLHDVMDHYGTEQVPHPSGTIRRFKVFDATSSDRDGRVAGQEEVQNDIYRLLGNFVRAGRINKLILLHGPNGSAKSTLVNALKAGMEDYSRQPQGALYRLGWVFPSEKLIKGSIGFGERVESTGGDVSSYAHLDAEAIDVRMPCELNDHPLFVIPPPERRKVLESALKKKGLGTGDGESGDFILSDYIRDGEMCHKCRRIYTALLNSYAGDYLKVLRHVQIERFYISRRYQVGTVTVEPQMSVDAIAQQITADRTQLNLPAALHGVVLYEPHGPLVHANRGLIEYADLLKRPLEAFKYLLGFSETAEVPLEPFVLQLDEVLIASANEKHLGAFKELPDFASFKGRIELVRVPYLRRYKLEQQVYDAQITSTSVGKHVAPHATEVAAMWAVLTRLKKPIPERYATEVKELVDHITPQEKLHLYEESRAPARLSLSNTKELKKLRADLYDESDAYPNYEGRAGASAREIKTALFNAAQNPDFKCLNPLAVLQELEAICQDKSVYEFLQQEVVDGYHDHEEFVRAAEGEYLERVDSEVRDSMGLVSEGQYRELVERYIQNVSHWVRGEKMRNRVTGENERPDEQRMAELEAIVMPKGEDAGEYRRGLIAAVGAHRLDNPDVGMDYSVIFPDMFKRLRDHYFEDRKRVLRKNKENVLKYLSEEKGTLSSREQAQVESTLKTMAERYGYCEHCAKDAILFLMKKRYG